The proteins below are encoded in one region of Engraulis encrasicolus isolate BLACKSEA-1 chromosome 1, IST_EnEncr_1.0, whole genome shotgun sequence:
- the si:dkey-246e1.3 gene encoding uncharacterized protein si:dkey-246e1.3 has translation MNGNGSLWVNGTQASVNGNGSLWSSSSTQTSMNGSLSGTQAPSSILFLPNQTTTQGGLVVTQEGLDLDTSTSTHELKVFNITLTGLALFILTVTGVLYSISLVRRRRQSKQARIYESAVGSFETPSSTLPITGLSGAEEQSSSHSPSPSLVEEGDSSASSGPALGLGLGSGLGLLLRRSLRSSLRRHSPLLSSLLLRSSSRRGEAGASRDNSRIYYIYSNPLPVGKEDEEEEEEEEDRERGMEEEEERERRAVVVSYGGGGGVDERRGMVEEVEEEWQRWMGVGRETGETAAVSHRDGPGGVEVWSVEVRREEEEE, from the exons ATGAACGGGAATGGGAGTCTCTGGGTGAACGGCACGCAGGCCTCCGTGAACGGGAATGGGAGTCTCTGGTCGAGCAGCAGCACCCAGACCTCCATGAACGGGAGTCTGAGCGGCACCCAggccccctcctccatcctcttcctccccaacCAGACGACCACACAGGGGGGCCTGGTGGTAACTCAGGAGGGCCTGGACCTGGACACCAGCACCTCCACCCACG AGTTAAAGGTGTTCAACATCACCCTGACCGGTCTGGCACTGTTCATCCTCACAGTCACCGGAGTTCTCTACAGCATCTCATTGGTCCGACGCAGAAG GCAGTCCAAGCAGGCGCGCATCTACGAGAGCGCAGTGGGGAGCTTCGAGACACCTTCCTCCACCCTTCCCATCACCGGCCTGTCTGGAGCAGAAGAACAGTCATCGTCACATTCGCCGTCGCCATCGCTGGTGGAGGAGGGCGACTCCTCCGCCTCGTCCGGCCCGgctctgggcctgggcctggggtcAGGGCTTGGACTCCTCCTGAGGAGGTCGTTGCGCAGCAGCCTCCGGCGCCACAGCCCGCTGCTCTCCTCGCTCCTcctccgcagcagcagcaggcggggGGAGGCAGGGGCGTCCAGGGACAACTCCAGGATCTACTACATCTACTCCAACCCTCTCCCCGTGGGCAAGGAggacgaagaagaggaagaggaggaggaggacagggagagagggatggaggaggaggaggagagagagaggagggctgtGGTGGTGAGctatggtggtggcggtggtgtggatgagaggagaggaatggtggaggaggtggaggaggaatggCAGagatggatgggggtggggagagagacgggagagactGCTGCAGTGAGCCATCGTGATGGCCCTGGTGGTGTGGAGGTGTGGAGTGTGGAggttaggagagaagaggaagaggaa